AAGCTGCCGACGGTGTCGACGCTCAGGGCGGTGTTGGCCTTGAGGGCGGCGACGTTGGCGGGCGGGACGTCGGTGATCACGTCGACCTGCTGGCCCTGCAACTGCTGAACGAGCGAGTTGTCGTCGCTGACCGTGGTGTAGGTGACACTGTTGAGGTAGGGCTTGCCGGTCTGCCAGTAGTTGTCGTTCTTCACCAGCTCGAAGGAGCTGCCGTTCTTGTCCCAGGTGCCGACCTTGAACGGGCCGGTGCCGACCGGGTCGGCGAAGAACTCGGTGGCGCTCTTGCCGTCCAGGTCGTCGGGCACGATGCTGCTGGCGAACGTGGCGAGCTCGGTGGCCAGCGGGGTGTAGGCCGTCTTGAGGGTGATCTCGACGGTGGTGTCGTTCACCGCCTTGACGGTCTTGATCGGGGCGCTGAGGGGCAGCGCCCCACCGACCTTGAGGTGCCGCTCGATGGAGTAGACGACGTCCTTGGCGGTCAGAGCGTCGCCGTTGGAGAACTTCACGCCGTCGCGCAGGGTGAAGGTCCAGGTGAGACCGTCACTGCTGGTCTCCCACTCGGTCGCCAGGGAGGGCTGGAGCTGGCCGTCGCCGTCCTGGGTGACGAGGGTGTCGAAGATCTTGTCCAGCGTGTAGGCGTTGTTGCTGGTCAGAGTCTCGGCGACGGGGTCGAGGTCACTGACGTTCTGACCGGTGCGCGCAATGGTTAGGTCGCCACCGGCGACCGGTTGACCGGCGTCGGACGACGCGGCGGTGCCGGTGGAACCGGAGCCGCTGCTGCAACCGGTCAGGGCCAGGGCCATCGCCGCGACAGCGGCGGCTCCGAGGGTGGCGGGGCGACGTATACGCATTGCCGACTTTTCCGATCGTCTATGTAGGGAATGTCACAGTGTCTCTCCCGTCCGCATAGGTCAGGGGAAAACCACTGCTTCACAGGAAATCTGAAGGCTGAGCACTGTAGCGAGGGCCAAGTGCTGCTGGTGTGCACCTCGTAGCTCCAGCGCTACGGGAGAGCGAGCATACATCTGACGTATCCATGTGTGTACATTAATTTTTCGAGCCGATCCACTGAGGAGCCGTGAACCACGTGAGCAGCACGAGCAGCACCAACCCCGGCTGGGTGTGGGGGCAGGTCCCCGCGTACACCGCGACTGCCTACGCCCGCCTGGCCCAGCGCTTCGGCGCGGTGATCGGGGCCGATCCGGCCACGACCGACACCCTGCTCGTGCCCGGTGAGGCGATCGTGGCCCTGGAAGCCGTCGCCCGCGAGGCCGGGGCCACCGGTGCCCGGGTGCTGAACGTCGCCACCAGCCAGTACGGCCGCCTCTTCGGGGAGTGGATGCAGGAGGAGGGCGCGGACGTCACCACGATCGCGCCGCCGGTGGCCGGGACCGCCGTCTCCCTCGCGCAGGTCGTCGAGGAGCTCGAGACCGGTTACGACGTGATCAGTTTCGTGCACGGCGAAGCCGCGACCGGGATCGTCAACCCGATCGCCGGGATCGCCGGGCACGCCCGGCGCCTGGGCGTGGTCAGCATCGTCGACGCGGTCGCCTCCGTGGGTGGCGAACCCCTCACCGCCTCCTCGGCGGACGTCATCGTCCTGGGCCCGCAGAAGGCGCTCGCCGGACCGGCCGGGATCGCCGCCGTCACCGTGAGCGAGGCCGGCTGGAAGGCCCTGGCCCGGACGCCGCGGCGACTGGCGTCGTTGTCGTCGGTCTCGCTGCTCGACATCCGCCGGGACTGGCTCGATGCCGGCCAGGTCGCGATCCCGGGAACCCCCGCGCCGCACGAACTCTGGGCCCTGGACGCGGCCCTGACGGCGGTCGAGGCCGAGGGCCCGGACGCCGTCGTGGCCCGGCACCGTCTCGCCGCGGCGGCGTCTCGCGCCGGGCTGCTGGGGCTGGGGGTGCGGCCGTGGGCGGACGATCCCGCGCAGGCC
Above is a genomic segment from Kineosporia corallincola containing:
- a CDS encoding aminotransferase class V-fold PLP-dependent enzyme, whose product is MSSTSSTNPGWVWGQVPAYTATAYARLAQRFGAVIGADPATTDTLLVPGEAIVALEAVAREAGATGARVLNVATSQYGRLFGEWMQEEGADVTTIAPPVAGTAVSLAQVVEELETGYDVISFVHGEAATGIVNPIAGIAGHARRLGVVSIVDAVASVGGEPLTASSADVIVLGPQKALAGPAGIAAVTVSEAGWKALARTPRRLASLSSVSLLDIRRDWLDAGQVAIPGTPAPHELWALDAALTAVEAEGPDAVVARHRLAAAASRAGLLGLGVRPWADDPAQASGLVTAARLPEAVDRDAVVALARERFGVELTVAPGGAAPQLVKIRHTGRTASFETVVAGLGALAGALSALGHPVDTGAGLAAATEVYTA
- a CDS encoding ABC transporter substrate-binding protein, producing the protein MRIRRPATLGAAAVAAMALALTGCSSGSGSTGTAASSDAGQPVAGGDLTIARTGQNVSDLDPVAETLTSNNAYTLDKIFDTLVTQDGDGQLQPSLATEWETSSDGLTWTFTLRDGVKFSNGDALTAKDVVYSIERHLKVGGALPLSAPIKTVKAVNDTTVEITLKTAYTPLATELATFASSIVPDDLDGKSATEFFADPVGTGPFKVGTWDKNGSSFELVKNDNYWQTGKPYLNSVTYTTVSDDNSLVQQLQGQQVDVITDVPPANVAALKANTALSVDTVGSFNQDEVFFNTSTGPFADRDLRRAVAQAVDRASLTATTTFGTGTTGTTYIPANVRYSDQNADVLKYDVAAAKADLEKAGAAGTTVTLLVESGSQTRGQQAQIIQDALKQIGLTVEIKQQDSATFWTTFPAKDYEFALTTVIADTGDPDNITYWQVDSNGVSDSFHTGYQNAEVDKLAAQGRETPDGDERKGVYEKIQDLVSQDSPTLSLDYAASIAATQANVHGLELIPNGTVQLQDAWIAK